CGAGATTGCATTTAGAACCTTTTATCCACAGTTAATGGCCTATAGCAGGCTTTATAGTCGTAAGACTCCGGCAGCATATTTACCTTAGCACAGGGTATTTATAGGAATTAATCTCGTATGCCGTCATGGTTACTTAATCTAAAATACACACTCAAAACCAAACGGTTTTGGCTAACGAGTCTACGCGATATAATCGTTATTGCGGTGGTGTTGTTCGCTATCGCGAGTTATCTACAGCGAGATATGCGAACAGGCATAGCGATGCCAATTAACGCATATACTATCGCCAATAAACCAATATCATTATTTACTTCAGCATCAATTGACGCCCAGCAGCATATCAGAGAGAACAGTACCCAAAATAAACCCACCTTGGTCTATTTTTGGGGCACTTGGTGTCCGGTGTGTAAAGTGACCTCTCCTATGGTGAATTCGGTTAATCTTAATCCAGATTATCAGGTTGTTTCCATTGCAGTAGCTTCAGGTTCTGACGACGACATCAGCACCTTTATGCAACATCATCATTATCATTTTGATGTCATCAATCAGCATCAAACAATGTTATTAAGCCAACAATGGGGCGCCATGGCATTGCCTGCTATTTATATCGTTGATACTGAAAACAATATTCGCTTTGTTACCTCTGGCGTAACAAGCAGTTGGGGAATGTCATTACGGTTATGGTTAGCGACCTGGTAAAGCCGCCATAACCAAACAGCATTATTCAGTCGAATAATTGGTTTTTGGTTATCAGTAAAACTTTGTTAGTATCCGCAACATGAGTACTCGCGAGATTAACGTTTCGCCACATCAATACCTGAATCAGACACAATTAGAGAGACACTTTATAATGCACATCTTTACTTATCAACCACCCTCAATTCCGTGGTTGGACATACGCTATAAAGACCGTGACATTATCGTCATCAATAAGCCTTCAGGCCTATTATCAAATCCAGGGCGTTCACCTGACACACACGATACGGCCATAACCCGTTTGCAACGATGCTATCCTGAAGCGATTTTGATCCATCGTTTAGATTGTGATACTTCTGGGATCATGATTTTTGCTCGTACTAAAAAAGCGGAATCACATTTAAAAATTCAGTTTCAAAATCGCCAGGCCAAAAAAGTGTACATTGCTGAAGTGATTGGCCACGTGGGTGAACAACAAGGTAAAGTGAACTTTGCCCTAGGACCTAATCCTGATTCACCACCATTCCAAATGCTTACAGATTCAGGCAAAGCTGCGTTAACCTACTTCCAGGTACTTGAACATAGGACGCAGTCAACGCTGATGGAACTTAAACCTCATACTGGCCGCACTCATCAGCTTAGGGTTCATATGTTGGCGCTTGGCCATGCCATTTTAGGCGATGAGTTTTATGGCGATACCGAAACAATTAGTGCCAGTAAACGGTTAAACCTGCATGCGCAATCGCTCACAATTACCCATCCTTATAGCCAAGTCGAGATGACGTTTTTTAGTCAGCATCCATTTTAATATCTTAACCAGAGCTTGGGATAAGAGATGAGAATGTAGTCAGAAGGATTAAAAGCTTAGCGATTAATCCTTCTCAATATTATTATTTGTCTTAGTAACAAGACGAATCGACGCGTCAATATCTAGCCTATTGCAAGTCTTCTTGTGTAAAGAATAACGCAGGTATCAAGACAAGGAACTGTTTGAGAGGCGTTTGTTATCTTCACATCAGGTTACCTTGGCCATTCAAACAAAAAAATGCCGACGCTATCGCGTCGGCATTTATCAATAAGGACTTTTTCACGATATTAACGCGCTTGAGCTGTCTCTTTCGCTTCAGCAGCTTCACATGCTGCAGCAGTAAAGATCACATCTGTAGAGCTATTTAATGCAGTTTCAGCTGAGTCTTGAATCACACCAATAATAAAACCAACTGCCACAACTTGCATAGCAACATCAT
The nucleotide sequence above comes from Shewanella sp. Arc9-LZ. Encoded proteins:
- a CDS encoding protein disulfide oxidoreductase translates to MPSWLLNLKYTLKTKRFWLTSLRDIIVIAVVLFAIASYLQRDMRTGIAMPINAYTIANKPISLFTSASIDAQQHIRENSTQNKPTLVYFWGTWCPVCKVTSPMVNSVNLNPDYQVVSIAVASGSDDDISTFMQHHHYHFDVINQHQTMLLSQQWGAMALPAIYIVDTENNIRFVTSGVTSSWGMSLRLWLATW
- a CDS encoding pseudouridine synthase yields the protein MHIFTYQPPSIPWLDIRYKDRDIIVINKPSGLLSNPGRSPDTHDTAITRLQRCYPEAILIHRLDCDTSGIMIFARTKKAESHLKIQFQNRQAKKVYIAEVIGHVGEQQGKVNFALGPNPDSPPFQMLTDSGKAALTYFQVLEHRTQSTLMELKPHTGRTHQLRVHMLALGHAILGDEFYGDTETISASKRLNLHAQSLTITHPYSQVEMTFFSQHPF